A region of Arabidopsis thaliana chromosome 5, partial sequence DNA encodes the following proteins:
- the DMR6 gene encoding 2-oxoglutarate (2OG) and Fe(II)-dependent oxygenase superfamily protein (DOWNY MILDEW RESISTANT 6 (DMR6); FUNCTIONS IN: oxidoreductase activity, acting on paired donors, with incorporation or reduction of molecular oxygen, 2-oxoglutarate as one donor, and incorporation of one atom each of oxygen into both donors, oxidoreductase activity; INVOLVED IN: response to fungus, response to bacterium, flavonoid biosynthetic process; LOCATED IN: cellular_component unknown; EXPRESSED IN: 22 plant structures; EXPRESSED DURING: 13 growth stages; CONTAINS InterPro DOMAIN/s: Oxoglutarate/iron-dependent oxygenase (InterPro:IPR005123); BEST Arabidopsis thaliana protein match is: 2-oxoglutarate (2OG) and Fe(II)-dependent oxygenase superfamily protein (TAIR:AT4G10490.1); Has 1807 Blast hits to 1807 proteins in 277 species: Archae - 0; Bacteria - 0; Metazoa - 736; Fungi - 347; Plants - 385; Viruses - 0; Other Eukaryotes - 339 (source: NCBI BLink).), whose protein sequence is MAAKLISTGFRHTTLPENYVRPISDRPRLSEVSQLEDFPLIDLSSTDRSFLIQQIHQACARFGFFQVINHGVNKQIIDEMVSVAREFFSMSMEEKMKLYSDDPTKTTRLSTSFNVKKEEVNNWRDYLRLHCYPIHKYVNEWPSNPPSFKEIVSKYSREVREVGFKIEELISESLGLEKDYMKKVLGEQGQHMAVNYYPPCPEPELTYGLPAHTDPNALTILLQDTTVCGLQILIDGQWFAVNPHPDAFVINIGDQLQALSNGVYKSVWHRAVTNTENPRLSVASFLCPADCAVMSPAKPLWEAEDDETKPVYKDFTYAEYYKKFWSRNLDQEHCLENFLNN, encoded by the exons ATGGCGGCAAAGCTGATATCCACCGGTTTCCGTCATACTACTTTGCCGGAAAACTATGTCCGGCCAATCTCCGACCGTCCACGTCTCTCTGAAGTCTCTCAACTCGAAGATTTCCCTCTCATCGATCTCTCTTCCACTGATCGATCTTTTCTCATCCAACAAATCCACCAAGCTTGTGCCCGATTCGGATTTTTTCAG GTCATAAATCACGGagttaacaaacaaataatagaTGAGATGGTGAGTGTTGCGCGTGAGTTCTTTAGCATGTCtatggaagaaaaaatgaagCTATATTCAGACGATCCAACGAAGACAACAAGATTATCGACGAGCTTCAatgtgaagaaagaagaagtcaaCAATTGGAGAGACTATCTAAGACTCCATTGTTATCCTATCCACAAGTATGTCAATGAGTGGCCGTCAAACCCTCCTTCTTTCAA ggAAATAGTAAGTAAATACAGTAGAGAAGTAAGAGAAGTGGGATTTAAAATAGAGGAATTAATATCAGAGAGCTTAGGTTTAGAAAAAGATTACATGAAGAAAGTGCTTGGTGAACAAGGTCAACACATGGCAGTCAACTATTATCCTCCATGTCCTGAACCTGAGCTCACTTACGGTTTACCTGCTCATACCGACCCAAACGCCCTAACCATTCTTCTTCAAGACACTACTGTTTGCGGTCTCCAGATCTTGATCGACGGTCAGTGGTTCGCCGTTAATCCACATCCTGATGCTTTTGTCATCAACATAGGTGACCAGTTACAG GCATTAAGTAATGGAGTATACAAAAGTGTTTGGCATCGCGCTGTAACAAACACAGAAAATCCGAGACTATCGGTCGCATCGTTTCTGTGCCCAGCTGACTGTGCTGTCATGAGCCCGGCCAAGCCCTTGTGGGAAGCTGAGGACGATGAAACGAAACCAGTCTACAAAGATTTCACTTATGCAGAGTATTACAAGAAGTTTTGGAGTAGGAATCTGGACCAAGAACATTGCCTCGAGAATTTTCTAAACAACTAA